The following coding sequences are from one Lysinibacillus sp. FSL W8-0992 window:
- a CDS encoding S66 family peptidase, translating to MFSPLKKGDTIGIYSPSKPASVIARARYERGKARLQALGFTIKEGSLTGMNDIYRSGTPKERAKELNDLLHDPTVKMILPTMGGTNANSMLPYIDYKAIQQSPKILVGLSDVTAILLAVYAKTGVPVFYGPSVASTFGEFPPFVNYTEQYFIDLFMQTVSIPYEMSTPPIWTDDRINWLEKTAEKTQHDNSWITVQQGSAEGRLIGGNINTMYGFIGTPYFPQIKEGDILLLEDTSKTIAVVEKNFAMLKLHGYFDKIAAIILGKHEQYDDEGTGRKPYDVLLEQLDGNPIPILAEVDCCHTHPLHPLPIGLRIKVDATNKRILLLESWFS from the coding sequence ATGTTTTCCCCATTAAAAAAAGGCGATACAATTGGCATTTACTCGCCTTCAAAACCAGCTTCAGTTATTGCCCGCGCCCGATATGAGCGAGGAAAGGCACGGTTACAGGCACTTGGCTTTACAATTAAAGAAGGTTCATTAACTGGCATGAATGATATTTATCGTTCTGGCACACCTAAGGAGCGCGCCAAGGAGCTCAATGACCTATTACACGACCCTACAGTGAAAATGATTTTACCTACAATGGGTGGCACAAATGCAAATAGTATGTTGCCTTATATAGATTATAAAGCGATTCAACAATCCCCCAAAATACTAGTTGGTTTATCGGATGTGACAGCAATTCTCCTTGCCGTCTATGCTAAAACCGGCGTACCAGTATTTTACGGACCCTCTGTTGCATCTACATTTGGAGAATTCCCACCATTTGTGAATTACACAGAACAATATTTTATCGATCTCTTTATGCAAACTGTTTCAATTCCTTATGAAATGTCGACTCCTCCTATTTGGACAGATGATCGAATCAATTGGCTTGAAAAAACAGCAGAAAAAACGCAGCATGATAATTCTTGGATAACAGTTCAACAAGGTAGTGCCGAAGGTCGTTTAATCGGTGGGAATATCAATACGATGTATGGCTTTATTGGAACCCCCTACTTCCCTCAAATTAAGGAAGGCGATATTTTATTATTAGAGGATACATCCAAAACAATTGCTGTAGTGGAAAAAAACTTTGCAATGTTAAAGTTACATGGCTACTTCGACAAAATTGCAGCAATTATTTTAGGTAAGCATGAGCAGTATGATGATGAAGGCACAGGTCGAAAACCTTATGATGTTTTATTAGAACAGCTGGATGGGAATCCTATACCAATTTTAGCTGAGGTGGATTGTTGCCACACACATCCACTGCATCCATTGCCAATCGGCTTGCGTATTAAAGTAGATGCAACGAATAAACGTATTTTGTTGTTAGAAAGCTGGTTCTCTTAA
- a CDS encoding DinB family protein — protein MYRQVDDFLSEWTIATEGTAQVLKAMTDETLDQSIVEGHNSLGWLGWHLVGAAGYFSYLVGLKVPMIRQEDPVPATAAEIVATYEKTANSIKEEAAKLSNEDLLEEVNGFNGPIPRGVLLRKLIDHQTHHRGQMTVLLRQAGLPVPGVLGPTKEMQK, from the coding sequence ATGTATCGACAAGTAGACGATTTTCTAAGTGAATGGACAATTGCAACAGAAGGAACTGCTCAAGTACTGAAAGCAATGACTGATGAAACATTAGATCAAAGCATTGTTGAAGGTCATAATTCACTTGGCTGGTTAGGCTGGCATTTAGTTGGTGCGGCAGGCTATTTTAGTTATTTAGTAGGTTTAAAGGTGCCGATGATTCGCCAAGAAGATCCTGTTCCAGCTACAGCAGCTGAAATTGTAGCGACATATGAAAAGACAGCTAATAGTATTAAAGAGGAAGCTGCCAAGCTTTCAAATGAAGACTTACTGGAGGAAGTGAACGGTTTTAACGGACCAATCCCTCGAGGTGTATTATTACGCAAACTAATTGACCACCAAACACACCATCGTGGCCAAATGACTGTATTATTACGTCAAGCTGGCTTACCAGTACCAGGTGTACTTGGACCAACGAAAGAAATGCAAAAATAG
- a CDS encoding S1C family serine protease, with translation MSDIHKHTTEEELTEEEFIELVLAEQQKALAEERERLTHGKKAKKQKPIMKWIMWVMAFVLFFNTFALIFQIYSIPAIEFIKVSSQLSQQEDIQTYKKAIVEVSTGSSKGTGFVISPEGLIVTNAHVVENALTLSVVFPEQGLMEAQLLQSFPEVDLALLQVTSTNLPSLTLANNPSYQENESVYFIGNPLSFTGIANKGTLLKETYLDDWQEPVMMMQAPVYKGNSGSPVLNSDGEVIGIIFATMKKEPYGRVGLFIPVHVLEEYILQYGHTQSENFK, from the coding sequence ATGAGCGACATACATAAGCACACTACTGAGGAAGAACTAACGGAAGAAGAGTTTATCGAACTTGTACTGGCAGAGCAACAAAAAGCGCTAGCTGAGGAAAGAGAACGACTTACCCATGGTAAAAAGGCTAAAAAACAAAAGCCAATTATGAAATGGATTATGTGGGTTATGGCGTTCGTACTATTTTTTAATACGTTTGCGCTTATTTTTCAAATTTACTCCATTCCTGCTATCGAATTTATAAAGGTATCAAGTCAATTATCGCAACAAGAAGATATTCAAACATATAAAAAGGCGATTGTAGAGGTTTCTACAGGCTCAAGTAAAGGTACAGGCTTTGTTATTTCTCCTGAAGGTCTTATTGTAACGAATGCCCATGTAGTAGAAAACGCCCTTACATTGTCCGTTGTATTTCCTGAACAAGGGCTTATGGAAGCTCAGTTACTACAAAGCTTTCCTGAAGTTGATTTAGCACTTTTGCAAGTTACTAGTACCAATCTACCCTCACTAACTCTTGCAAATAACCCTAGTTACCAAGAGAATGAGTCTGTTTATTTCATAGGTAATCCACTATCCTTCACTGGTATTGCTAATAAAGGTACATTACTTAAAGAAACTTACCTTGACGATTGGCAGGAACCCGTCATGATGATGCAAGCACCTGTGTACAAAGGCAATAGTGGTAGCCCTGTTTTAAATAGTGATGGTGAGGTAATCGGCATTATTTTTGCCACGATGAAAAAGGAACCTTATGGACGAGTAGGATTATTTATTCCTGTACATGTGTTAGAAGAGTACATCCTACAATATGGGCATACACAAAGTGAAAATTTTAAATAA
- the argS gene encoding arginine--tRNA ligase: MNSQIAKSIAIALKYQVKVEEIEKLLEKPKHVDLGDFSLPCFKLAKELGKSPQIIASEIQKNLTCDLIQSIEIVGGYINLFLNQHIITQQILSKIMKEQKLYGASPINKGNVVFDFSSPNIAKPFSMGHLRSTVIGNALANIAEKNGYNAIRINHLGDWGTQFGKLIVAYRHWGNQQTIKAAPIKELLKIYVKFHEEAEKDSTLIEQARAAFKSLEDKDDEALKLWQWFRDVSLEEFITLYQLLGIKFDAYDGEAFYNDKMQNVVNELQTKGLLTLSEGAYVVELEEMPPCIITKTDGATLYATRDLAAAFYRIQQYHPKKIFYIVGHEQTLHFKQLFNVVEKMGYEWAKDLSHVAFGMILKEGKKMSTRKGKVVLLNDVLTEAIEAAKQNIQLKNPNLQNKELVAKQVGVGAVIFNDLKNYRLHDIDFSIEQMLHFEGETGPYIQYTYARIFSILDKADVQLEEMTYQSLGVQAWSVILLLEQFPRVVTNAYEQADPSLVAKYALQLARAFNKYYANNKILSNDDLQSSRLTLCYCVAIMLEESLALLGISAPKNM, from the coding sequence ATGAATTCACAAATTGCGAAAAGTATTGCTATAGCGCTCAAATATCAAGTGAAAGTAGAAGAGATTGAAAAATTACTTGAAAAACCTAAACATGTAGACCTTGGTGATTTTTCATTACCATGTTTTAAACTGGCTAAAGAGCTTGGAAAATCTCCTCAAATAATTGCATCTGAAATTCAAAAAAATTTAACGTGTGATTTGATTCAGTCGATTGAAATAGTTGGCGGATATATCAATTTATTTTTAAATCAACATATCATTACACAACAAATACTAAGCAAAATAATGAAAGAACAAAAATTATATGGAGCGAGCCCAATAAATAAAGGCAATGTTGTGTTCGATTTTTCTTCTCCAAATATTGCGAAGCCTTTTTCTATGGGTCATTTGCGCTCAACGGTCATTGGTAATGCACTCGCCAATATCGCTGAGAAAAATGGCTATAATGCCATTCGCATTAATCATTTGGGGGACTGGGGAACACAGTTTGGAAAACTAATTGTGGCTTATAGACATTGGGGAAATCAACAGACAATTAAAGCTGCACCTATTAAAGAACTATTGAAAATTTATGTGAAGTTTCATGAAGAAGCGGAAAAAGATTCTACTCTAATTGAGCAAGCGCGAGCTGCATTTAAATCGTTAGAGGATAAGGATGATGAGGCACTTAAGCTTTGGCAATGGTTTAGAGATGTTTCATTGGAAGAATTCATAACACTTTATCAGCTTCTTGGAATTAAATTTGATGCTTACGATGGGGAAGCTTTCTATAATGATAAAATGCAAAATGTAGTAAATGAATTACAAACAAAAGGGTTGCTGACATTATCAGAAGGTGCTTATGTTGTTGAATTAGAGGAAATGCCTCCTTGTATTATTACTAAAACAGACGGCGCGACACTTTATGCAACACGTGATTTAGCAGCTGCCTTTTATCGTATACAACAATATCATCCTAAAAAAATATTTTATATTGTAGGACATGAACAAACACTGCATTTTAAACAGTTATTTAATGTGGTGGAGAAAATGGGTTATGAATGGGCGAAAGATTTAAGTCATGTAGCTTTTGGGATGATCTTAAAAGAGGGCAAAAAAATGTCAACGCGTAAAGGAAAGGTTGTTTTACTCAATGACGTGTTGACTGAAGCTATAGAGGCGGCTAAACAAAATATCCAATTGAAAAATCCAAATTTACAAAATAAAGAACTGGTTGCTAAGCAAGTAGGTGTCGGTGCAGTTATTTTCAATGATTTAAAAAATTATCGCTTACATGATATTGATTTTTCAATTGAGCAAATGCTGCACTTCGAAGGAGAGACAGGTCCATATATTCAATACACGTATGCTCGTATTTTCTCAATTTTAGATAAAGCTGATGTTCAACTTGAGGAAATGACTTATCAATCATTAGGTGTCCAGGCATGGTCAGTCATTCTATTACTAGAACAATTTCCTCGAGTTGTTACAAATGCTTATGAACAAGCGGATCCGTCATTAGTTGCTAAATATGCATTACAATTAGCACGCGCCTTTAATAAATATTATGCTAATAATAAGATTTTATCGAATGATGATCTACAAAGTTCTCGTTTAACTTTATGTTATTGTGTAGCAATCATGCTAGAAGAATCGTTAGCACTTTTAGGCATTAGTGCACCAAAAAATATGTAA
- a CDS encoding ABC-F family ATP-binding cassette domain-containing protein, translating to MIQVSNVGLRYGDRKLFEDVNIKFNPGNCYGLIGANGAGKSTFLKILSGEIEAQEGNVSMGKDERLSVLKQNHFEYDEHTVLDTVIMGNKRLYDVKNEKDAIYAKEDFSDEDGMRAAELEGEFAELNGWEAESEAATLLNGLGISDDLHYMLMGDLEGSDKVKVLLAQALFGQPDVLLLDEPTNHLDLKAIQWLEEFLINFENTVIVVSHDRHFLNKVCTHIADLDFSKIQLYVGNYDFWYESSQLAQKMAQDQNSKKEEKIKELQAFIARFSANASKSKQATSRKKMLDKIELDDIRPSSRKYPFINFQIGREIGNDVLTVDGLTASQDGQTLFKDIRFSMNKDDKIVLLGSPMAKTALLDILMEDKEADAGTFKWGVTTSQSYFENDHDKYFEGSEKSLVEWLRQYSPDDETESFLRGFLGRMLFSGEEVKKSPSVLSGGEKVRCMLSKMMLATANVILLDEPTNHLDLESIQALNEGLIRFKGAMIFTSHDHQFIQTIANRVIEIREDGSILDKQLTYDEFLEWKDSQGLN from the coding sequence ATGATTCAAGTAAGTAATGTAGGTCTTCGCTATGGCGATCGTAAACTATTTGAAGACGTAAATATAAAATTCAACCCTGGAAATTGCTACGGTTTAATCGGGGCAAATGGGGCAGGAAAATCAACATTCCTAAAAATTCTTTCTGGTGAAATTGAAGCACAAGAAGGAAATGTATCAATGGGTAAGGACGAACGTTTATCTGTCCTTAAACAAAATCACTTTGAATACGATGAGCATACAGTGCTTGATACTGTTATTATGGGTAACAAACGCCTATATGATGTAAAAAATGAAAAAGATGCTATTTATGCAAAAGAAGATTTCTCTGATGAAGATGGCATGCGTGCTGCTGAATTAGAAGGTGAATTTGCGGAGCTAAACGGTTGGGAAGCTGAATCAGAAGCAGCAACATTATTAAACGGTTTAGGCATCTCAGATGATCTTCACTATATGTTAATGGGTGATCTTGAAGGTTCTGACAAAGTCAAAGTATTATTAGCACAAGCATTATTCGGTCAACCAGATGTATTATTACTGGATGAGCCTACCAACCACCTTGACTTAAAAGCGATTCAATGGTTAGAAGAATTCCTAATTAACTTTGAAAATACAGTTATCGTCGTATCCCATGACCGTCACTTCTTAAACAAAGTATGTACACATATCGCGGATCTTGATTTCTCAAAAATCCAATTATATGTAGGTAACTATGATTTCTGGTATGAATCTTCTCAATTAGCACAAAAAATGGCGCAAGACCAAAATTCTAAAAAAGAAGAAAAAATTAAAGAATTACAAGCGTTTATCGCTCGTTTCTCTGCCAATGCGTCAAAGTCAAAACAAGCAACATCACGTAAAAAAATGTTGGATAAAATCGAGCTTGATGACATTAGACCTTCTAGCCGTAAATATCCATTCATCAACTTCCAAATCGGCCGCGAAATCGGTAATGATGTATTAACAGTTGATGGTCTTACAGCAAGTCAAGACGGTCAAACGTTATTTAAAGACATTCGTTTCTCAATGAATAAAGATGACAAAATCGTTTTACTTGGTAGCCCTATGGCTAAAACAGCTCTTCTTGATATTTTAATGGAAGATAAAGAAGCTGATGCTGGTACATTTAAATGGGGTGTTACAACATCTCAAAGCTATTTCGAAAACGATCATGATAAATACTTTGAAGGTTCAGAAAAATCATTAGTAGAATGGCTTCGTCAATATTCACCTGACGATGAAACAGAAAGCTTCCTACGTGGTTTCTTAGGTCGTATGCTATTCTCTGGTGAAGAAGTGAAAAAATCCCCTTCTGTATTATCAGGGGGAGAAAAAGTACGTTGTATGCTTTCAAAAATGATGCTAGCAACAGCCAATGTTATTTTACTAGATGAACCAACAAACCACCTTGACCTTGAATCAATCCAAGCACTAAATGAAGGCTTAATCCGCTTCAAAGGTGCCATGATTTTCACTTCTCATGACCATCAGTTCATTCAAACGATTGCAAACCGTGTCATTGAAATCCGTGAAGATGGTTCAATTTTAGACAAACAATTAACATATGATGAGTTTTTAGAGTGGAAAGATAGCCAAGGCTTAAACTAA